The Ensifer adhaerens genome contains a region encoding:
- a CDS encoding aldo/keto reductase — protein MQYTTLGNTGLVVSRIAFGAMTFTAGDRSLGAVYKTDAEAADALVGQALDAGINFFDTADAYASGQSERILGTALKSRRDEVVIATKVGFRTGTSLNQAGLSRRHILWSVDESLKRLATDWIDAYIVHKEDPHTPLEETLLALDAVVRSGKVRYIGFSNWSAWKVAAALEIQKANGLAPFTHGQMHYSLLGRDVERDVIPMMQRYGLGLTVWSPLASGFLSGKYTRDNLGDPDNRYSGFDILPFDKEQGFKLVERMRGIAGEHRASVAQVAIAWLLSKRAVTSVLLGASKPHQLKDNLGAADLALTAAEISALDAETVPAPVYPNWFIDNLVDQPLAQAFGE, from the coding sequence ATGCAATATACGACGCTTGGAAATACCGGTCTGGTGGTTTCGCGCATCGCCTTCGGGGCGATGACGTTTACTGCCGGCGACCGCAGCCTCGGCGCGGTCTACAAGACCGATGCCGAAGCTGCCGACGCCCTCGTCGGGCAGGCGCTCGATGCCGGCATCAATTTCTTCGACACGGCCGACGCCTATGCCTCCGGCCAATCGGAGCGGATCCTGGGTACGGCGCTCAAGTCCCGTCGCGACGAGGTGGTGATCGCCACCAAGGTCGGTTTCCGCACCGGCACGTCGCTCAACCAGGCCGGTCTGTCGCGCCGTCACATTCTCTGGTCGGTTGACGAGAGCCTGAAGCGGCTCGCAACCGACTGGATCGACGCCTATATCGTCCATAAGGAGGATCCGCATACGCCGCTCGAAGAGACGCTTTTAGCGCTCGATGCGGTCGTGCGTTCGGGCAAGGTGCGCTACATCGGCTTTTCGAACTGGTCGGCCTGGAAGGTGGCAGCGGCCCTCGAAATCCAGAAGGCCAACGGACTGGCACCTTTCACCCATGGCCAGATGCACTATTCGCTGCTCGGCCGCGACGTCGAGCGTGACGTCATTCCGATGATGCAGCGCTATGGGTTGGGGCTGACGGTCTGGAGCCCGCTCGCTTCGGGCTTCCTTTCGGGCAAGTACACTCGCGACAATCTCGGCGATCCGGACAACCGCTATTCCGGCTTCGACATTTTGCCCTTCGACAAGGAGCAGGGCTTCAAGCTGGTGGAGCGCATGCGCGGCATCGCCGGCGAACATCGGGCGAGCGTCGCCCAGGTGGCGATCGCCTGGCTGCTTTCGAAGAGGGCGGTGACCAGTGTGCTGCTCGGCGCTTCCAAGCCCCACCAGTTGAAGGACAATCTTGGCGCCGCCGATCTTGCTCTGACGGCGGCGGAGATCTCGGCGCTCGATGCCGAGACCGTGCCGGCGCCTGTCTATCCCAACTGGTTCATCGACAATCTCGTCGACCAGCCGCTGGCCCAGGCGTTCGGGGAGTAA
- a CDS encoding ribose-phosphate pyrophosphokinase, whose protein sequence is MKVFAGNSNRLLAEAICNYLNLPLGKATVRRFADQEIFVEIGENVRGEDVFIIQSTSFPTNDHLMELLIMIDAVRRSSARRITAVLPYFGYARQDRKPGPRTPISAKLVSNLITEAGADRVLTLDLHAGQIQGFFDIPTDNLYAIPILARDVKENYDLKNVMVVSPDVGGVVRARALAKRLDCLLAIVDKRRDRPGESEVMNVIGDVKGKDCLLIDDIVDSGGTLCNAAEALLKNGATSVTAYITHGVLSGGAVARVTSSMLKELVITDSIQPTTAVQSAHNIRVISTAGLLGEAISRTSQEESVSSLFD, encoded by the coding sequence ATGAAGGTTTTCGCAGGTAATTCGAACCGGCTTCTGGCCGAAGCGATCTGCAACTATCTCAACCTGCCTCTCGGCAAAGCGACGGTACGCCGTTTCGCCGATCAGGAAATCTTCGTCGAGATCGGCGAAAACGTACGCGGCGAGGATGTCTTCATCATCCAGTCGACCTCGTTTCCCACCAACGATCACCTGATGGAACTGCTCATCATGATCGACGCGGTGCGCCGCTCCTCCGCTCGCCGGATCACCGCCGTGCTTCCCTATTTCGGCTATGCCCGCCAGGACCGCAAACCCGGTCCGCGCACGCCGATCTCCGCCAAGCTGGTCTCCAACTTGATCACCGAAGCCGGCGCCGACCGCGTGCTGACCCTCGATCTTCATGCCGGCCAGATCCAGGGCTTCTTCGACATCCCGACCGACAACCTCTATGCGATCCCGATCCTGGCGCGCGACGTCAAGGAAAACTACGACCTGAAGAACGTCATGGTCGTTTCGCCGGACGTCGGCGGCGTGGTGCGCGCCCGTGCGCTCGCCAAGCGTCTCGACTGTCTGCTGGCGATCGTCGACAAGCGCCGCGACCGTCCGGGTGAATCCGAAGTCATGAACGTCATCGGCGACGTGAAGGGCAAGGACTGCCTGCTGATCGACGACATCGTCGATTCCGGCGGCACGCTCTGCAACGCGGCCGAGGCGCTTTTGAAGAACGGCGCGACGAGCGTCACCGCCTACATCACCCATGGCGTTCTTTCCGGCGGCGCGGTTGCCCGCGTTACCTCGTCGATGCTGAAGGAACTGGTCATCACCGACTCGATCCAGCCGACGACCGCCGTCCAGTCAGCCCACAATATCCGCGTCATCTCGACCGCGGGCCTGCTCGGCGAAGCCATCAGCCGCACGAGCCAGGAAGAGTCGGTATCGAGCCTCTTCGACTGA